The Sphingobium sp. BYY-5 genome contains a region encoding:
- the gatA gene encoding Asp-tRNA(Asn)/Glu-tRNA(Gln) amidotransferase subunit GatA, whose product MTDLTDLTVAEIRDGFRAGDFSARDVAQAFNANVAAAKALNAFIVETPEKALDAADAADKAKAAGEALGPLSGVPIGMKDLFCTEGVQTTAASHMLEGFVPTYESTVSKKLWDAGAGMLGKLNLDQFAMGSSNETSYYGNVISPWRRSGGDNAALAPGGSSGGSSSAISARLCPAATGTDTGGSIRQPAAFTGISGIKPTYGRCSRWGIVAFASSLDQAGPMARTVRDNAILLEVMAGFDPKDSTSLDLAVPQWEANLSSDLKGKKVGIPREYRPDGLNAEIAALWDRGIAWLKDAGAEVVEVSLPHTKYALPTYYIIAPAEASSNLARYDGVRYGQRDLPDGAGLQDMYAATRAAGFGPEVKRRIMIGTYVLSAGFYDAYYTQAQKVRALIARDFELAFEKCDLLLTPTAPSASFALGEKQADPLAMYLNDVFTVPASLAGLPAMAVPGGLDSAGLPLGLQIIGKALDEQTVLNAGLAIEERAGFTARPEKWW is encoded by the coding sequence GAAACGCCGGAAAAGGCGCTGGACGCTGCCGATGCCGCCGACAAGGCGAAGGCTGCGGGCGAAGCGCTGGGACCGCTTTCAGGCGTGCCGATCGGCATGAAGGATCTGTTCTGCACCGAAGGCGTGCAGACGACCGCCGCCAGCCACATGCTGGAAGGTTTCGTGCCGACCTATGAGTCCACCGTTTCGAAAAAGCTTTGGGATGCGGGCGCGGGGATGCTGGGCAAGCTGAACCTCGACCAGTTCGCCATGGGCTCCTCCAACGAGACCAGCTATTATGGCAATGTCATCTCGCCCTGGCGGCGGAGTGGTGGCGACAATGCTGCGCTGGCGCCGGGTGGGTCTTCGGGCGGGTCATCGTCGGCCATTTCCGCGCGGCTTTGCCCGGCGGCGACCGGGACCGATACCGGCGGATCGATCCGCCAGCCTGCGGCCTTTACCGGCATCAGCGGCATCAAGCCGACCTATGGCCGTTGTTCGCGCTGGGGCATTGTCGCCTTCGCCTCGTCGCTGGACCAGGCCGGGCCGATGGCGCGGACGGTGCGCGACAATGCGATCCTGCTGGAGGTGATGGCGGGCTTCGATCCAAAGGATTCGACCAGCCTCGATCTGGCCGTTCCCCAGTGGGAAGCCAATCTGTCGAGCGATCTCAAGGGCAAGAAGGTCGGCATTCCCAGGGAATATCGCCCCGATGGCCTGAACGCGGAAATCGCGGCCTTGTGGGATCGCGGCATCGCATGGTTGAAGGACGCGGGCGCCGAGGTGGTCGAGGTGTCGCTGCCCCACACCAAATATGCGCTGCCGACCTATTATATCATCGCCCCGGCCGAAGCATCGTCCAACCTCGCCCGTTATGACGGCGTGCGGTACGGCCAGCGCGATCTGCCCGATGGGGCGGGGTTGCAGGACATGTATGCCGCTACCCGCGCCGCCGGTTTCGGGCCGGAGGTCAAGCGCCGCATCATGATCGGCACCTATGTATTGTCAGCAGGCTTTTACGACGCCTATTATACCCAGGCGCAGAAGGTCCGGGCGCTGATCGCGCGCGATTTCGAGCTGGCTTTCGAGAAGTGCGACCTGCTGCTGACGCCGACCGCGCCGAGCGCGTCCTTCGCGTTGGGCGAGAAGCAGGCCGATCCGCTGGCCATGTACCTGAACGACGTCTTCACCGTGCCGGCGTCGCTGGCGGGGCTGCCCGCCATGGCGGTGCCGGGCGGGCTGGATTCGGCGGGATTGCCGCTGGGCCTCCAGATCATCGGCAAGGCGCTGGACGAGCAGACCGTGCTGAATGCGGGCCTTGCCATCGAAGAGCGCGCGGGCTTCACGGCGCGGCCGGAGAAATGGTGGTGA
- the gatB gene encoding Asp-tRNA(Asn)/Glu-tRNA(Gln) amidotransferase subunit GatB: protein MSSYRIQGATGEWEVVIGLEVHAQVTSQAKLFSGAATAFGAEPNTQVSLVDAAMPGMLPVPNRECIRQAVRTGMAIDAQINKWSRFDRKNYFYADLPQGYQISQLYHPIVGEGQIEIVLDEKNPETSTKVIGVERIHVEQDAGKLMHDQHPTSSYVDLNRSGVALMEIVSKPDMRSPAEAGAYLSKLRTILRYVGSCDGNMDQGSMRADVNVSVRKPGEEFGTRTETKNVNSVRFVMAVVEYEANRQVDVLEAGGKIVQETRLYDPDRNETRSMRSKEDAHDYRYFPDPDLLPLELDDAFLEECRQSLPELPDAKRQRYEQGLGLSAYNAATLTADAETARWFEALLAEGARIQKKSEGEVAKASANWLLSELYGALNRIGKSLEDSPVSPEEGAELLALVADGTISGTIAKQVFEIMLETGDKPAKIVEEKGLKQTSDTGAIEAAVAKVLADNGDKVEQYKGGKEALFGFFVGQTMKAMQGKANPQVVNELVKKGLAS from the coding sequence ATGAGCAGCTACAGGATTCAGGGCGCAACCGGGGAGTGGGAGGTCGTGATCGGCCTGGAAGTCCATGCCCAGGTGACGAGCCAGGCGAAGCTCTTTTCCGGCGCGGCCACGGCTTTCGGCGCGGAGCCGAACACGCAGGTGTCGCTGGTCGACGCGGCCATGCCCGGCATGTTGCCTGTCCCCAATCGCGAATGCATCCGCCAGGCGGTGCGCACCGGCATGGCGATCGACGCGCAGATCAACAAATGGTCGCGCTTCGACCGCAAGAATTATTTCTATGCCGACCTGCCGCAGGGCTATCAGATCAGCCAGCTCTATCATCCGATCGTGGGCGAGGGGCAGATCGAGATCGTGCTGGATGAGAAGAACCCGGAAACCAGCACCAAGGTGATCGGCGTCGAGCGCATCCATGTCGAGCAGGACGCCGGCAAGCTGATGCATGACCAGCATCCCACCAGTTCCTATGTCGACCTTAACCGGTCGGGCGTGGCGTTGATGGAAATCGTGTCGAAACCCGATATGCGTTCTCCTGCAGAAGCAGGGGCTTATCTGTCGAAGCTGCGGACGATCCTGCGCTATGTCGGGTCGTGCGATGGCAATATGGACCAGGGTTCGATGCGCGCCGACGTGAACGTATCGGTGCGCAAGCCGGGCGAAGAATTCGGCACCCGCACCGAGACGAAGAACGTCAATTCGGTCCGCTTCGTCATGGCGGTCGTCGAATATGAGGCGAACCGTCAGGTCGATGTGCTGGAGGCCGGGGGCAAGATCGTACAGGAAACCCGGCTCTATGACCCGGACAGGAACGAAACGCGCTCGATGCGGTCGAAGGAAGACGCGCATGACTATCGCTACTTCCCCGATCCCGATCTGCTACCGTTGGAACTGGACGACGCGTTTCTGGAGGAATGCCGTCAGTCGCTGCCCGAACTGCCCGACGCCAAGCGTCAGCGCTACGAGCAGGGGCTGGGCCTTTCCGCCTATAACGCCGCGACACTGACGGCGGACGCCGAAACGGCGCGCTGGTTCGAAGCGCTGCTGGCCGAAGGCGCACGCATCCAGAAGAAGAGCGAGGGCGAGGTCGCCAAGGCTTCGGCCAACTGGCTGCTGTCGGAACTGTACGGCGCGCTCAACCGGATTGGGAAATCGCTTGAGGATAGCCCGGTAAGCCCTGAAGAAGGCGCCGAATTGCTGGCGCTGGTGGCGGACGGCACGATCAGCGGCACCATCGCCAAGCAGGTGTTCGAGATCATGCTCGAAACCGGCGACAAGCCCGCGAAGATCGTCGAGGAAAAGGGCCTCAAGCAGACCAGCGACACCGGCGCGATCGAGGCGGCGGTGGCCAAGGTGCTGGCCGACAATGGCGACAAGGTCGAACAGTATAAGGGCGGCAAGGAAGCGCTGTTCGGCTTCTTCGTCGGCCAGACGATGAAGGCGATGCAGGGCAAGGCCAATCCGCAGGTCGTGAACGAACTGGTGAAGAAGGGGCTGGCGAGCTGA
- a CDS encoding DUF2846 domain-containing protein — MKSHVILTLVAIGCATSAVAQDAPEIAAAGAAMSDIPEGKGKIIFFRKGGLMGAAISCAVHEKEEKLTSLPPGKFAVVYAEPGIHEYSVKSEATDTLRLEIEPGETYYSKCSISMGIMAGRPNLSPSDKSTFDAMSAKLKPVEIKTE; from the coding sequence ATGAAGAGCCATGTGATCTTGACGCTGGTGGCGATCGGTTGCGCGACATCGGCGGTCGCGCAGGACGCACCGGAAATCGCTGCGGCGGGCGCTGCCATGTCCGATATTCCCGAAGGCAAGGGGAAGATCATCTTCTTTCGCAAGGGTGGCCTGATGGGCGCGGCCATTTCCTGCGCGGTGCATGAGAAGGAGGAGAAGTTGACCAGCCTGCCGCCGGGCAAGTTTGCGGTGGTTTATGCCGAACCGGGCATTCACGAATATTCGGTCAAGAGCGAGGCGACCGATACGCTGCGGCTGGAGATCGAGCCGGGCGAAACCTATTATTCCAAGTGCAGTATTTCGATGGGGATCATGGCCGGCCGTCCCAATCTGTCCCCTTCGGACAAAAGCACCTTCGACGCCATGAGCGCGAAGCTGAAGCCGGTCGAAATCAAGACGGAATAA